From a single Montipora foliosa isolate CH-2021 unplaced genomic scaffold, ASM3666993v2 scaffold_411, whole genome shotgun sequence genomic region:
- the LOC137988211 gene encoding uncharacterized protein, producing MKVLRKSPNVLRFVGCWTEATPQKTPLRLIMEYVPHGDLLHWLRAKRSQIKGSTLGAVVITESKKQYAETKECNTATLDQGGEADGIKTVVLYENSCISTCAPEHEEIIASGNIDSASPLMCFPSTSAEDHKETITSSSNECVIPLIAISCPTTSGEGQKKALPSGNDECTIPFLSLPSISGEEYDETIASGNSKSTIPLSSIPPAYAGDDEGDLIGDINDESGIPLLNCSSTYPAGNEGTDIADGSNAIPLVVVSSSASNQEDVPTKNMGDECDEDCESFAPLDLIKLAWQIARGMTYLSQKGLVHRDLAARNILVGHGKIVKISDFGLMRHLYHDVYKVDTGKKLPVKWMAPESIFEEIFTTRSDVWSYGVVLWEIATLGGSPYALKKHKEVLESLKSGYRLEKPDICTDRV from the exons ATGAAAGTACTGAGGAAGAGTCCAAACGTGCTGAGATTTGTAGGCTGTTGGACAGAGGCCACTCCACAGAAGACGCCTCTTCGTCTGATTATGGAGTATGTTCCCCATGGAGACTTGCTTCACTGgttgagagcaaaaagaagtCAG ATTAAAGGTTCTACCTTGGGAGCTGTCGTTATTACTGAAAGCAAAAAACAGTATGCAGAGACAAAAGAATGCAACACAGCTACACTAGACCAG GGTGGTGAAGCAGATGGGATTAAAACAGTTGTGTTGTATGAAAACAGCTGCATTTCCACATGTGCCCCAGAACATGAGGAAATCATCGCTTCTGGCAACATTGATTCTGCATCACCCTTGATGTGCTTCCCCTCTACATCGGCAGAAGATCACAAAGAAACAATCACCTCTAGCAGCAATGAATGTGTGATACCCTTGATTGCCATTAGCTGCCCTACCACATCTGGGGAAGGACAGAAAAAAGCCCTCCCTTCTGGCAACGATGAATGCACAATACCCTTTTTAAGCCTCCCTTCAATAAGTGGAGAAGAATATGACGAAACCATTGCTTCTGGCAACAGTAAAAGCACAATACCATTGTCCAGCATCCCTCCTGCTTATGCAGGAGACGATGAAGGAGACCTCATCGGTGATATCAATGATGAAAGTGGGATTCCTTTGCTCAACTGCTCTTCAACATATCCAGCAGGAAATGAAGGAACTGACATCGCTGATGGCAGCAATGCGATACCTTTGGTGGTAGTTTCGTCATCCGCGTCAAACCAGGAAGATGTTCCCACCAAAAATATGGGCGATGAATGTGATGAGGATTGCGAGTCATTTGCTCCACTTGATCTTATAAAACTTGCCTGGCAGATTGCACGTGGCATG ACCTATCTTTCCCAGAAGGGCCTAGTCCACAGGGACTTAGCAGCAAGGAACATTCTCGTGGGTCATGGTAAGATAGTCAAGATTTCTGACTTTGGATTGATGAGGCATTTGTACCATGACGTGTACAAAGTAGACACTGGGAAGAAACTGCCAGTGAAGTGGATGGCTCCCGAGTCAATTTTTGAAGAGATCTTCACCACCAGGAGCGATGT TTGGTCCTATGGCGTGGTCCTGTGGGAAATCGCAACTCTTG GGGGCTCACCTTACGCTCTGAAGAAACACAAAGAGGTCTTGGAGAGCTTGAAGAGTGGTTACCGACTGGAAAAACCTGACATCTGCACAGACCGTGTGTAA